The following coding sequences lie in one Kamptonema formosum PCC 6407 genomic window:
- a CDS encoding hybrid sensor histidine kinase/response regulator, giving the protein MLQTSATNLLSNRYQKKEVSLRLILVVPFILQIFAAVGLTGWLSVRNGQEAVNNVATQLRSEVSERINQKLNEYLEAPHLVNQINLKAVRLGYLNVKDLASLERYFGQQVQLFPTAGSIMFGSQKYNGFIGALKPKKDALQIMEAGKLTGGSIRFYDITKSGKRIALVQEKANFNIEARPWYVAAVKAGKPVWGEVFSYHAFPEMVLPASVPLIDNNGEVIGVFADHFFLTQISDFLKSIKIGRSGQTFIIERSGLIVASSTLEQPFLVENGQAKRINAANSNDPLLRSAIQQLQQRFGDLKHIDQREQLDFWLDGKRQFLQALPYQDTRGLDWLIVVAVPETDFMEQINTNTQTTILLCLGALTLATIFGILTARWITNPILHLSAASRAIASGDLDNNVEIKGIKELEVLGQSFNLMAQQLRESFKALEKTNSELEIRVEERTAQLTEAKKNADAANQAKTEFLANMSHELRTPLNGILGYAQILQRSKTMAPKELEGIDIMHQCGSHLLTLINDILDLAKIEAQKLELYPKDFHFPSFLQGVAEISRIRAEQKSITFVYQPSSELATGIHADEKRLRQVLLNLLGNAIKFTDSGAVTFKVEYLEVVTNEGVQNNKQKPLSRIHKIRFQIEDTGVGMTPDQLDKIFLPFEQVGNTKRQAEGTGLGLAISQKILQMMGSKIQVKSQLGAGSVFWLDLDLPEALDWANTATIAKGGKIIGYKGKKQKILVVDDKWENCSVIVNLLEPLGFEIIEAKNGQEGLEKAAEFKFDLIISDLVMPVLDGFEMMRRLRHSPEYKDVVIVASSASVFATDQHKSLKGGANDFLGKPVQAEELFEMLQKYLKIQWIYEERQQEEVSVMSLSSAPPSVSVSLVPPPKEEIEILFELAMKGNLKEILKRSEQLEKLDEKFMPFAIELRQLAMSYQVKKIKELIVSYRGEK; this is encoded by the coding sequence ATGTTACAGACTTCTGCAACCAATTTATTATCAAACCGTTACCAAAAAAAAGAAGTTTCCCTACGTCTGATCCTAGTCGTACCGTTTATCTTGCAAATCTTTGCTGCTGTGGGCCTCACAGGTTGGTTGTCAGTACGCAACGGACAAGAAGCTGTTAATAATGTCGCCACTCAACTCCGCAGCGAAGTTTCCGAGCGCATCAATCAGAAACTCAACGAATATTTAGAAGCTCCCCATCTAGTCAATCAAATCAACCTAAAAGCAGTGCGACTAGGCTACCTTAATGTTAAAGACTTGGCAAGCCTAGAGCGCTACTTCGGACAGCAAGTACAACTATTTCCTACCGCAGGCTCCATTATGTTTGGCAGTCAAAAATATAATGGGTTTATTGGTGCATTAAAACCCAAAAAAGATGCCTTGCAAATCATGGAAGCAGGTAAACTTACAGGAGGTAGTATTCGATTTTATGATATCACCAAGAGCGGAAAACGGATCGCTCTAGTTCAGGAAAAAGCCAACTTCAATATCGAGGCAAGACCTTGGTACGTGGCCGCCGTGAAAGCAGGTAAACCAGTCTGGGGTGAAGTGTTTTCCTATCATGCTTTCCCAGAAATGGTGTTGCCGGCTAGCGTTCCTCTAATTGACAATAACGGAGAAGTGATTGGGGTATTTGCAGACCATTTTTTCCTCACCCAAATTAGTGACTTCCTCAAAAGCATAAAAATCGGTCGCTCCGGTCAAACTTTTATCATTGAGCGTTCGGGACTAATCGTTGCTAGTTCTACCCTAGAACAGCCATTTTTAGTAGAAAATGGGCAAGCGAAACGCATCAATGCAGCTAACAGCAACGATCCTTTATTGCGCTCTGCTATACAGCAATTACAACAACGCTTTGGCGACCTCAAACATATCGACCAGCGAGAACAACTTGACTTTTGGCTTGATGGTAAACGACAATTCTTGCAAGCACTGCCTTATCAAGATACTCGCGGTTTAGACTGGCTAATCGTAGTGGCTGTTCCTGAAACAGACTTCATGGAACAAATTAATACTAATACCCAAACAACAATTTTATTATGTTTGGGAGCTTTGACATTAGCTACCATTTTTGGCATCTTAACCGCACGCTGGATTACTAACCCAATTCTTCATTTAAGTGCAGCTTCTAGAGCGATTGCTAGTGGAGACTTAGACAACAATGTGGAAATTAAAGGTATCAAAGAACTAGAAGTTCTCGGTCAGTCTTTTAACCTAATGGCACAGCAGTTACGAGAATCTTTTAAGGCGCTCGAAAAGACAAATTCAGAACTAGAAATTCGTGTAGAAGAACGTACCGCCCAACTCACAGAAGCTAAAAAAAATGCTGATGCCGCCAACCAAGCTAAAACCGAATTTTTAGCAAATATGAGCCACGAATTGAGAACTCCCCTCAATGGCATTTTAGGCTATGCTCAAATCTTGCAAAGATCGAAAACGATGGCTCCGAAAGAACTCGAAGGCATCGACATCATGCACCAGTGTGGCTCCCACTTACTAACCCTGATTAATGACATCTTAGATCTGGCTAAAATTGAAGCACAAAAATTAGAGCTATACCCCAAAGATTTTCATTTTCCTTCCTTTCTGCAAGGAGTAGCAGAAATCAGCCGCATTCGAGCCGAACAAAAAAGTATTACCTTTGTTTATCAACCAAGTTCTGAACTAGCTACTGGCATCCACGCTGATGAAAAACGCTTGCGTCAGGTACTTCTTAACTTACTAGGCAATGCAATTAAATTTACTGACTCAGGAGCGGTAACTTTTAAGGTAGAATATCTGGAAGTTGTGACAAATGAAGGAGTACAAAACAATAAGCAAAAGCCCCTCTCGCGCATCCACAAAATCCGCTTTCAAATAGAAGATACTGGCGTTGGGATGACACCAGACCAATTAGATAAAATATTTTTGCCATTTGAACAGGTAGGAAATACCAAGCGTCAGGCGGAAGGAACGGGACTAGGTTTGGCAATTAGTCAGAAAATTCTGCAAATGATGGGTAGTAAGATTCAAGTGAAAAGCCAGTTAGGAGCAGGAAGTGTTTTTTGGCTAGATTTAGACTTACCTGAAGCGCTAGATTGGGCGAATACAGCCACAATTGCCAAAGGAGGGAAAATTATTGGCTACAAAGGTAAGAAGCAGAAAATCTTAGTCGTCGATGATAAATGGGAAAACTGCTCAGTCATTGTCAATCTGTTGGAACCCCTTGGATTTGAAATCATAGAGGCTAAAAATGGCCAAGAAGGTTTAGAAAAAGCAGCGGAGTTTAAATTCGATCTAATCATCTCTGACTTGGTGATGCCAGTGCTAGATGGCTTTGAGATGATGCGCCGCCTTCGCCATTCGCCAGAATATAAAGATGTGGTAATCGTTGCCTCATCTGCTAGCGTATTTGCTACTGACCAGCATAAAAGTTTAAAGGGCGGAGCGAATGATTTTCTCGGTAAGCCTGTGCAGGCAGAGGAACTATTTGAGATGTTACAGAAGTATTTGAAAATTCAATGGATTTATGAAGAAAGACAGCAGGAAGAAGTAAGCGTTATGTCCCTTTCCTCTGCTCCTCCATCGGTTTCTGTCTCTCTAGTTCCTCCCCCCAAAGAGGAAATTGAGATCCTGTTTGAGTTGGCAATGAAGGGCAACCTCAAAGAAATTCTCAAGCGTAGCGAACAGCTAGAAAAGTTGGATGAGAAATTTATGCCCTTTGCTATAGAGTTGCGCCAGTTAGCCATGAGCTATCAGGTCAAAAAAATCAAAGAGTTGATTGTATCCTACAGAGGAGAAAAATAG
- a CDS encoding cytochrome P450, giving the protein MTLPNGPKTFSYVQLIQWIGDPLAYMDRYAKEYGDIFTTRWGKLDPFVMISNPQGMQEMLTSTAFEAPGRANGILKPMLGENSMILLSGDRHKRQRQLLMPPFHGDRMRNYSEKICAIASEVISNQAIGTPFSTRSVMQEITMRVILHTVFGLDRGPRFQKLRPILGEMLDMTGSPLSSSILFFDWMQQDLGPWSPWGRMMQRQRQIDELLFAEIEERRAQPECDRTDILSLMMGAIDENGQPMTREELRDELLTLLFAGHETTATALAWAFYWIHQIPAVREKLLQEIDSLGENPDPMAIFRLPYLTAVCNETLRIYPVGMLTFPRVVREPVSLMGYQLEPGTTVVGSIYLTHRREDLYPNPLEFRPERFLERQFSPYEYLPFGGGTRRCIGLALAQLEMKLVLAVILRDYNLALADKHPVRAKRRGVTLGPAGGVKMAIAGRRMRPEVPQPFASVV; this is encoded by the coding sequence ATGACACTACCTAACGGCCCCAAAACTTTCTCCTACGTGCAGTTAATTCAATGGATCGGCGATCCATTGGCATATATGGATCGATATGCAAAAGAATACGGCGACATTTTTACAACTAGATGGGGAAAACTAGATCCCTTCGTAATGATTAGCAACCCCCAAGGGATGCAGGAAATGCTCACAAGCACAGCTTTTGAGGCCCCTGGAAGGGCGAACGGGATTTTAAAACCCATGCTAGGGGAGAATTCGATGATTCTGCTTTCAGGCGATCGCCACAAACGCCAGCGGCAATTATTAATGCCACCCTTTCACGGAGATCGGATGCGGAATTACAGCGAGAAAATTTGCGCGATCGCCAGCGAAGTTATCAGTAACCAAGCGATCGGCACACCCTTCTCCACCCGCAGCGTCATGCAAGAAATTACCATGCGCGTCATCCTCCACACCGTCTTTGGCCTAGATCGAGGGCCCCGCTTCCAAAAACTCCGACCAATTCTCGGCGAAATGCTAGACATGACAGGTTCACCCCTGAGTTCTAGCATCCTATTTTTCGACTGGATGCAGCAAGATTTAGGCCCTTGGAGTCCCTGGGGGCGGATGATGCAGCGACAACGGCAAATTGACGAACTCCTATTTGCTGAAATAGAAGAACGCAGAGCCCAACCAGAGTGCGATCGCACCGACATCCTCAGCTTAATGATGGGCGCGATCGACGAAAACGGGCAACCCATGACCCGTGAAGAATTGCGAGACGAACTACTAACCCTACTCTTCGCCGGACACGAAACCACCGCCACCGCCTTAGCCTGGGCATTTTACTGGATACACCAAATACCAGCAGTACGCGAAAAATTACTACAAGAAATCGACAGTTTAGGCGAAAATCCCGACCCAATGGCGATTTTCCGACTACCTTACCTCACCGCCGTCTGCAATGAAACCCTACGGATTTATCCCGTCGGAATGCTTACATTTCCGCGAGTAGTGCGCGAACCCGTTTCATTAATGGGTTATCAACTTGAACCTGGCACAACCGTAGTTGGCTCAATTTACCTCACACACCGCCGCGAGGATTTATACCCAAATCCCCTGGAATTTAGACCAGAACGATTTTTAGAAAGGCAATTCTCCCCTTACGAATATTTACCCTTCGGCGGCGGAACCCGTCGCTGCATTGGGCTAGCATTAGCCCAACTAGAGATGAAATTAGTATTAGCCGTAATCCTGCGCGATTACAACTTAGCCTTAGCCGATAAACATCCCGTGCGTGCGAAGCGTCGGGGCGTAACTTTAGGGCCCGCTGGCGGCGTGAAGATGGCGATCGCAGGGCGAAGAATGCGCCCAGAAGTCCCTCAACCCTTTGCTAGTGTTGTTTGA
- a CDS encoding phosphoketolase family protein, translating into MTATTPKATSTTPAFCEGIQYFGEAVPGFETYGKTPAIAEGAGAIADATDPAAVFQTLLAADALRYLTLQVTGSKASGHPGGFASQAEAYAALVMLGHKNILTEVGHHAPGFYSAMFLDRSLEDMGIETVQQLRDRFREQHGLLGHLSGYIPGILAPAGPLGQGQHFAMAAALLHRDKLFPFTMGDGGMGEPYPMSSMAHFHTAYPSVTNFLPVLVWNGFSQEHHSMVSTKTNAEMIAYWQGNGFEEVILVDAKEFDDKNQAGDYIDSTAFSIAQRLAFTQAVLEAVDKAAKSALGGKLTVFIIKQLKGAGVHARGAKSHNLYPKDTLESQHIIDALKGRALSVEAWELVRTNCERAGGGPAAKTAVTEFQLPLADLGELPLEEYTVGGEAKVSTTAMGRLVGKVGERDRTFIVTNADGNEASGIANINQALKIIHPTTDDLYNQSPNGQVYEPLSEDACAGLAVGLSLMGARSLWCSYESFAINGLPIWQTVTQAMAELRRPTPATITLFTAGALEQGRNGWTHQRPEIEAYFAAMMRNGNVFPLFPPDANSIQVCYDWALTAKNKGIVITASKSPLPIRTTFEQTKQGLEKGGVVLQEIAGKKTVVFAAIGDMTLIPVFEAAAALEKEGIGSRIISIINPRRLYRSADVAWDTCSEPDGGFISDADFEKMFDGDALIGVIGGASGMLEPIMLRSNSKRDTFAWKRGETTATAGQLMAFNGLTAEALKKRAIELAD; encoded by the coding sequence ATGACTGCAACTACTCCGAAGGCAACGTCAACAACTCCCGCTTTTTGCGAAGGTATCCAGTATTTTGGTGAGGCTGTGCCGGGTTTTGAGACTTATGGGAAAACTCCTGCGATCGCGGAGGGTGCTGGTGCGATCGCGGATGCTACCGATCCCGCCGCCGTCTTTCAAACTTTACTTGCTGCCGATGCTTTGCGCTACTTGACACTGCAAGTCACGGGAAGTAAAGCTTCTGGTCATCCGGGGGGTTTTGCTAGCCAAGCGGAGGCTTATGCAGCTTTAGTCATGCTGGGCCACAAAAACATTCTAACGGAAGTAGGGCATCACGCGCCAGGATTTTACAGTGCCATGTTTCTCGATCGCTCTTTGGAGGATATGGGCATTGAAACTGTGCAACAATTGCGCGATCGCTTTCGCGAACAGCACGGACTATTAGGCCATCTTTCCGGTTATATTCCTGGCATTTTAGCACCTGCTGGCCCCCTCGGTCAAGGGCAACATTTTGCTATGGCTGCTGCACTTTTACACCGCGATAAACTGTTTCCTTTCACAATGGGAGATGGTGGGATGGGGGAACCTTATCCTATGAGCAGTATGGCACATTTTCACACTGCTTATCCTAGCGTTACCAACTTTTTACCCGTATTAGTTTGGAACGGTTTTTCTCAGGAACATCATAGCATGGTTTCGACTAAAACTAATGCCGAAATGATTGCTTATTGGCAAGGAAATGGTTTTGAAGAAGTCATCTTAGTTGATGCTAAGGAGTTTGACGACAAGAATCAAGCGGGAGATTATATTGACAGCACTGCTTTTTCAATCGCACAACGGCTGGCCTTTACCCAGGCTGTTTTAGAGGCTGTCGATAAAGCTGCAAAATCAGCCTTGGGTGGTAAATTGACTGTATTTATCATCAAACAATTGAAAGGCGCAGGCGTTCACGCACGGGGTGCGAAATCGCACAATCTTTATCCCAAAGATACGCTGGAGAGTCAGCATATTATTGATGCTTTGAAAGGTCGTGCTTTATCTGTAGAAGCTTGGGAATTAGTACGGACAAACTGCGAACGTGCTGGCGGCGGCCCTGCTGCTAAAACTGCTGTTACTGAATTTCAATTACCCTTAGCAGATTTAGGAGAATTGCCTTTAGAAGAGTATACCGTTGGCGGTGAAGCCAAGGTTTCCACAACCGCAATGGGGCGCTTAGTTGGTAAAGTCGGAGAACGCGATCGCACTTTTATTGTTACCAATGCAGATGGCAATGAAGCATCAGGAATTGCCAACATTAACCAAGCCTTGAAGATTATTCATCCTACCACAGATGACTTATACAATCAATCACCAAACGGTCAAGTTTACGAACCATTGAGTGAAGATGCTTGTGCAGGTTTAGCCGTTGGCTTATCGCTAATGGGAGCGCGTAGTTTGTGGTGTTCTTACGAATCTTTCGCCATTAATGGCTTACCAATTTGGCAAACAGTCACCCAAGCAATGGCAGAATTACGGCGACCAACTCCGGCTACTATTACCTTATTTACTGCCGGTGCATTAGAACAAGGTCGTAATGGTTGGACGCACCAACGTCCAGAGATTGAAGCTTATTTTGCCGCCATGATGCGGAATGGCAATGTATTTCCTTTGTTTCCCCCGGATGCTAACAGCATTCAAGTCTGTTATGATTGGGCTTTAACAGCTAAGAATAAGGGAATTGTGATTACTGCCAGTAAGTCACCCTTGCCAATTCGTACCACCTTTGAACAGACAAAACAAGGTTTAGAAAAAGGTGGCGTTGTACTGCAAGAAATTGCCGGGAAGAAGACCGTTGTATTTGCCGCGATCGGCGATATGACACTAATTCCTGTATTTGAAGCAGCAGCAGCTTTAGAAAAAGAAGGTATCGGTTCTCGGATTATTTCTATAATTAATCCTCGGCGTTTGTACCGTTCTGCTGATGTTGCTTGGGATACTTGTTCGGAACCCGATGGCGGTTTTATCAGCGATGCGGACTTTGAGAAAATGTTTGACGGTGATGCGTTAATTGGCGTAATTGGTGGTGCATCGGGGATGTTGGAACCAATTATGTTACGGAGTAATAGCAAGCGTGATACTTTCGCCTGGAAACGGGGAGAAACTACCGCAACAGCAGGACAATTGATGGCCTTTAATGGGTTGACTGCTGAGGCGTTGAAAAAACGCGCTATTGAGTTAGCTGATTAA
- a CDS encoding Uma2 family endonuclease: MTTQLLEEIGTLTDQRLVLPSYYTWEQFEAIELLMADTPGLRITYLDGFIEFMTLGEQHETIKSLLTIFIALYFFEQGIEFIPVGSATRRDKAKEVSFEPDESYYIGGKKEHPDLTLEVIITSGDLTKLLKYKRLRITEVWFWENNQLSVYRLRGDDYEQISRSEFLPELDLDLLVRCVLMPSRIEARNEFIKGIRH, encoded by the coding sequence ATGACAACACAACTTTTAGAAGAAATAGGTACGCTTACAGACCAGCGATTGGTTCTCCCCAGTTATTATACTTGGGAACAATTTGAGGCGATCGAACTTTTAATGGCGGATACGCCGGGATTGCGAATCACTTATTTAGATGGGTTTATAGAGTTTATGACACTTGGAGAACAACATGAAACTATCAAGAGTCTTTTAACTATATTTATAGCACTTTATTTTTTTGAGCAGGGAATTGAATTTATCCCCGTAGGAAGTGCAACTCGCAGAGATAAAGCAAAAGAGGTCTCATTTGAGCCAGATGAGTCTTATTATATAGGAGGAAAGAAAGAGCATCCCGATTTAACTCTTGAAGTAATAATTACCAGCGGTGATTTAACAAAATTGTTAAAGTACAAGCGATTGAGAATTACTGAAGTCTGGTTTTGGGAAAATAATCAGCTTTCTGTCTACCGACTTCGAGGTGATGATTATGAGCAAATTTCAAGAAGTGAGTTTTTACCGGAGTTGGATTTAGATTTGTTGGTGCGTTGTGTTTTAATGCCTTCAAGAATTGAGGCGAGGAATGAGTTTATCAAGGGAATTCGGCATTAG